In Takifugu flavidus isolate HTHZ2018 chromosome 13, ASM371156v2, whole genome shotgun sequence, the following are encoded in one genomic region:
- the dhtkd1 gene encoding LOW QUALITY PROTEIN: 2-oxoadipate dehydrogenase complex component E1 (The sequence of the model RefSeq protein was modified relative to this genomic sequence to represent the inferred CDS: inserted 1 base in 1 codon) — protein MSAVLLVKQSVGRLPSCVVRPGVACCYHTKKGVYGYRPKRSDSPQQYPTVPYQDHGLARLVEAYRVHGHKAAKINPLHPEKPVADSVPEITMLSGIIKGQLNTSGLRHFGKSEALVEEVQAYLEDTYCGRMSVETSQLGSLEEREWFGDRFEELKKXSFSTEERRQLAKVMLESQEFDHFLATKFATVKRYGGEGAESMMGFFYELFYQSNHSGVTDIVIGMPHRGRLNLLTGLLKFPPELMFRKMRGLSEFPDNSPAIGDVLSHLTSSVELDFGAARPLHVTMLPNPSHLEAINPVAQGKTRARQQLRKEGDYSPEDDAQPGDQVICLQVHGDGSFPGQGIVAETLTLSKLPHYRVGGSIHLIVNNQVGYTTPSERGRSSFYCSDIGKMVDCAIIHVNGDHAEEVVRATRLAIEYQRLFRKDVILDLICYRQWGHNELDEPFFTNPSMYKIIRSRKSIPDSYAEQLISEGLMTEAERDGIKSKHYAMLNDKLSNMTLYSPPPTNLQGRWGDLVEPQERVSTWDTGLPISLLQFVGAKSVDIPEHIQLHSHLGKTHAQARLQKLEEGTKLDWSTAEALAFGSLLSQGFNIRISGQDVGRGTFSQRHAMVVCQETNDMHIPLNHISPEQTGFLEVCNSPLSEEAVLGFEYGMSIAQPKLLPIWEAQFGDFFNGAQIIFDTFISGGEAKWLLQNGMVILLPHGYDGAGPEHSSCHMERFLQMCDSKEEGVDGDNVNMAVVNPTTPAQYFHLLRRQMIRNFRKPLIVVGPKTLLRFSGAVSSLAEMAPGTSFRPVLGDASVSGDSVQKVVLCSGKHFYALLKQREASEANKNTAIIRVEELCPFPLEALQQELKKYPKAKEFIWSQEEPQNMGPWSFVAPRFEKQLACKLRLVSRPALPAPAVGIGTLHQQQQEAILTGTFS, from the exons ATGTCGGCGGTACTTTTAGTGAAGCAGTCAGTGGGGAGACTACCGTCGTGCGTAGTTCGACCGGGTGTCGCCTGCTGTTATCACACGAAGAAAGGTGTGTACGGGTACCGGCCCAAAAGGAGCGACAGCCCGCAGCAGTACCCGACAGTCCCTTACCAAG ATCATGGACTTGCACGGTTGGTTGAGGCATATAGAGTACATGGACACAAGGCTGCTAAAATTAACCCATTACACCCTGAAAAGCCTGTAGCTGACAGTGTTCCTGAGATAACCATGCTGAGCGGCATCATTAAAGGACAGCTCAACACCTCAG GTCTCCGTCATTTTGGTAAATCCGAGGCCTTGGTGGAGGAGGTCCAGGCATACTTGGAGGACACGTACTGTGGTCGCATGTCAGTGGAGACCAGCCAGCTCGGCAGCCTAGAAGAGAGGGAATGGTTTGGAGACCGCTTTGAAGAGCTCAAGA AGAGCTTctccacagaggagaggaggcagcttGCAAAAGTCATGCTCGAGTCTCAG GAGTTTGACCACTTTCTGGCTACAAAGTTTGCAACGGTTAAACGCTACGGaggggagggagcagagagcaTGATGGGCTTCTTCTACGAGCTTTTTTACCAGTCGAATCACAGCGGAGTCACCGACATTGTCATCGGAATGCCCCACAGAGGCCGACTCAACCTCCTGACAGGCCTCCTGAAGTTCCCGCCAGAG CTCATGTTCCGCAAGATGCGGGGCCTCAGCGAGTTCCCTGACAACTCGCCAGCCATCGGTGATGTCCTGTCCCACCTCACCTCCTCGGTGGAGTTGGATTTTGGAGCGGCGCGTCCTCTTCACGTGACCATGCTGCCCAACCCGTCTCACCTTGAGGCCATCAACCCTGTGGCTCAGGGCAAAACCAgagccaggcagcagctgcGGAAGGAAGGAGACTACTCGCCTGAAGATGACGCTCAGCCGGGCGACCAAGTCATCTGCCTGCAG GTGCACGGTGACGGCTCTTTTCCTGGCCAAGGAATTGTGGCTGAAACGCTGACCCTCTCCAAACTCCCTCACTACAGAGTTGGTGGAAGCATCCACCTCATTGTGAACAACCAAGTGGGTTATACCACTCCGTCTGAGAGGGGGAGGTCCTCTTTCTACTGCAGTGATATCG GTAAGATGGTGGATTGCGCCATTATCCACGTCAACGGCGATCATGCAGAGGAGGTGGTGCGAGCCACACGGTTGGCGATAGAATACCAGCGTCTCTTCAGAAAAGACGTCATCCTGGACTTAATCTGCTACCGTCAGTGGGGTCACAACGAGCTGGACGAGCCTTTCTTCACCAACCCTTCTATGTACAAGATCATCCG GTCCCGTAAGAGCATACCTGATTCCTATGCCGAGCAGCTGATCTCCGAGGGTCTGATGACTGAAGCGGAGCGCGACGGCATCAAATCCAAACATTACGCCATGCTCAATGACAAGCTGTCCAACATGACCCTGTACagccccccacccaccaatcTGCAGGGCAGATGGGGAGATCTGGTGGAACCCCAGGAGAGGGTCAGCACCTGGGACACCGGCCTGCCCATTTCCCTGCTGCAGTTTGTGGGGGCAAAATCTGTGGACATCCCTGAGCACATCCAGCTTCACAGCCACCTTGGAAAGACTCACGCTCAG GCTCGATTGCAGAAGTTGGAAGAAGGAACCAAGCTAGACTGGTCCACAGCGGAAGCCTTGGCTTTTGGCTCGCTCCTCTCTCAAG GCTTCAACATTAGAATCAGCGGTCAGGACGTGGGAAGAGGCACGTTCAGTCAGCGCCACGCCATGGTGGTGTGCCAGGAAACCAATGACATGCACATCCCTCTAAACCACATCAGCCCCGAGCAGACGGGATTTTTAGAG GTGTGTAACAGCCCGCTCTCTGAAGAGGCCGTTCTGGGCTTTGAGTACGGAATGAGTATCGCTCAGCCAAAGCTCCTGCCCATCTGGGAGGCTCAGTTTGGAGATTTCTTTAACGGAGCACAGATTATTTTCGATACCTTCATCTCTGGAG GTGAAGCTAAATGGCTGCTACAGAACGGGATGGTGATTCTGCTCCCTCACGGGTACGACGGCGCCGGACCGGAGCACTCCTCCTGCCACATGGAGCgcttcctgcag ATGTGCGACAGTAAAGAGGAGGGTGTAGACGGTGACAACGTGAACATGGCTGTAGTGAACCCCACCACCCCCGCTCAGTACTTCCACCTGCTGCGGCGACAGATGATTCGGAACTTCCGCAAACCTCTCATCGTCGTTGGACCCAAGACGCTGCTCCGATTTTCT GGCGCCGTTTCCAGTCTGGCAGAAATGGCGCCAGGAACGTCTTTCAGACCGGTTCTGGGTGATGCGTCAGTCTCAGGGGACAG TGTCCAGAAGGTGGTGCTGTGCTCCGGGAAGCATTTCTATGCCCTTCTGAAGCAGAGAGAGGCATCAGAAGCCAACAAGAACACGGCAATCATTCGCGTGGAGGAACTCTGTCCGTTTCCCCTGGAAGCTCTGCAGCAGGAGCTTAAGAAATACCCCAAAGCTAAAG AGTTCATATGGAGTCAGGAGGAGCCTCAGAACATGGGGCCCTGGTCTTTTGTTGCTCCCAGGTTTGAAAAACAGCTGGCGTGTAAG CTCCGGTTGGTCAGCAGGCCGGCGCTGCCCGCCCCTGCCGTCGGTATCGGCaccctccatcagcagcaacaaGAGGCCATTCTCACAGGCACCTTCTCCTAA
- the camk1db gene encoding calcium/calmodulin-dependent protein kinase 1Db, which produces MAKENGESGDGSWKKHVDDIKKIFDFKEVLGTGAFSEVVMAQEKVTEKMVAIKCIPKKALKGKETSIENEIAVLRRIKHENIVALEDIYESSNYLYLIMQLVSGGELFDRIVEKGFYTEMDASRLIRQVLDAVNYLHSMGIVHRDLKPENLLYFSPDDESKIMISDFGLSKMEGTGDVMATACGTPGYVAPEVLAQKPYSKAVDCWSIGVIAYILLCGYPPFYDENDSKLFEQILKADYEFDAPYWDDISDSAKDFISHLMEKNPEMRFTCDQALQHPWIAGDTALCKNIHESVSRQMRKNFAKSKWRQAFNATAVIRHMRRLQLGTSFGSSNIHSASATSNPQSRPPAKSQSVDCAPLSLTDCPPIAPLPSAVKAFDQDSDEPSPVREDRPAADEPARPRPSTVTVIHTGTK; this is translated from the exons ATGGCGAAAGAAAACGGCGAGTCCGGCGATGGATCTTGGAAAAAACACGTCGATGACATCAAGAAGATATTTGACTTCAAGGAAGTGCTGGGGAC CGGCGCCTTTTCGGAGGTGGTGATGGCTCAGGAAAAGGTCACGGAGAAGATGGTCGCAATCAAGTGCATCCCCAAAAAGGCGCTAAAGGGGAAGGAGACGAGCATAGAAAACGAGATCGCTGTGCTGCGGAG GATAAAGCACGAGAACATCGTAGCTCTGGAGGACATCTACGAAAGCTCCAACTACCTATACCTCATAATGCAGCT GGTGTCTGGAGGTGAGCTGTTCGACCGCATCGTGGAGAAAGGCTTCTACACAGAGATGGATGCCAGCAGGCTCATCAGGCAGGTTTTGGATGCGGTGAACTACCTGCACTCCATGGGCATCGTGCACCGAGATCTGAAG CCTGAGAATCTCCTCTACTTCAGTCCCGACGATGAGTCAAAGATCATGATCAGCGACTTTGGCTTGTCGAAGATGGAGGGAACAGGTGACGTGATGGCCACCGCCTGCGGGACTCCAGGATACGTGG CCCCTGAGGTTTTAGCTCAGAAGCCCTACAGCAAAGCGGTGGACTGCTGGTCCATCGGAGTGATCGCCTACATCCT GCTGTGCGGTTACCCACCTTTCTATGACGAGAACGATTCCAAGCTGTTTGAGCAAATCCTCAAGGCCGACTATGAGTTTGACGCCCCGTACTGGGACGACATATCGGACTCAG CCAAAGACTTCATCAGCCATCTAATGGAGAAGAACCCAGAGATGAGATTCACATGTGACCAGGCTCTTCAGCACCCTTG GATTGCCGGAGACACGGCTCTCTGCAAGAACATCCACGAATCGGTCAGCCGGCAGATGCGGAAAAACTTTGCCAAAAGCAAATGGAGG CAAGCTTTTAATGCAACGGCCGTGATTCGCCACATGAGGCGCCTGCAGCTGGGCACCAGCTTcggcagcagcaacatccaCAGCGCCAGCGCCACCTCCAACCCACAGAGCCGCCCCCCAGCCAAGAGCCAGTCCGTGGACTGTGCGCCGCTCTCCCTGACCGACT GTCCTCCCATCGCTCCTTTGCCCTCCGCCGTCAAAGCGTTCGACCAGGACTCGGACGAACCCTCCCCTGTGCGAGAGGACCGCCCCGCGGCGGATGAGCCGGCGCGCCCTCGCCCCTCCACGGTGACCGTGATCCATACTGGGACTAAATGA